The genomic interval TGTCATCATCGTGATCCTCGCCGCGACGGGACTGCGCAAGATGATCTTCGACGCCGTGCCGGTTCAGCTGAAGCTCGCGATCACCGTCGGCATCGGCCTGTTCATCGCGTTCATCGGCTTCGTCGACTCGGGCTTCGTCACGGCGACCGAAGGCGGATCCCCGCCCGTCGGCCTCGGCATCGGCGGATCGGTCGCGACCGTGCCGACGCTCCTGTTCGTCATCACCCTGCTGCTGGGCGGCGTGCTCATCGCACTGCGCGTGCGCGGCGCGATCCTGATCGCCCTCGTCGCCGGCACCGTGCTCGCGGCGATCGTGAACGCGATCTGGCCGTTCGGACTCGACTTCGGCTTCTCGGGCGGGATCGTCTCCCTGCCCGACCTCAGCCTCGTCGGCAAGGTCGACTTCGCCTTTGACCTCGAGCGCGTGAGCGTCGTGGCGCTCATCATGTTCGTGTTCACACTGCTGTTCTCGAACTTCTTCGACGCGATGGGCACGATGACGGGCCTCGCGAAGGAAGCCGGTCTCGCCGACGAGAAGGGCGACTTCCCGCGCATCAAGTCGGCGCTGGTGGTCGAGGGCGTCGGCGCGATCGTCGGTGGCGGCACCTCGTCGTCGTCGGCCACGGTCTTCGTCGAGTCGGGCGCTGGCATCGCTGAAGGCGCCCGCACGGGTCTCGCCTCGGTCGTCACGGGCGGGCTGTTCCTGCTCGCGATGTTCTTCACGCCGCTGACGTCGCTCGTTCCCGCCCAGGTCGCCGCGGCGGCCCTCGTGCTCGTCGGCGCGATGATGCTGGCGCAGATCAAGAACATCGACTTCAGCGACTTCCGGGTTCTGCTGCCGGTATTCCTCACGGCGACGGTCATGCCGATGACGTACTCGATCGCCAACGGCATCGGCGCGGGCTTCGTCAGCTGGATCGTGCTGCACGCGTTCTCGGGCAAGGCCAAGACGATCCATCCGCTGCTGTGGGTGGTCGGCGTCGGGTTCGTCCTGTTCTTCGCGCGCGGCCCCATCGAGGCGCTCTTCGGGGTCGCCTGACCTCGCCGCAGCCCCCGGCATCCATCGCCGAGTGCGCTGGTTCGCGCCGAGCGCGCCCGTTGCGCGCCTGTTGCAACCGGCCCGCTCGGCGCGAACGGGCCCGCTCGGCGACGTAAGGGGGCGGGGCACGAAGAAGGGGTCCGGATGCCGCGGCATCCGGACCCCTTCTTCGTAGCGGGTTACAGCGTCTCGATGATCTCGCGCATCAGGGCGGCGGTCTCGGACGGGGTCTTCCCGACCTTGACGCCAGCGGCCTCGAGGGCCTCCTTCTTCGCCTGCGCGGTGCCCGCCGAGCCCGAGACGATCGCGCCGGCGTGGCCCATCGTCTTGCCTTCGGGAGCGGTGAACCCGGCGACGTAGCCGACGACCGGCTTGGTCACGTGCGCCTTGATGTACTCGGCCGCGCGCTCCTCGGCGTCGCCGCCGATCTCGCCGATCATGACGATCGCCTTCGTCTCGGGGTCGGCCTCGAACGCCTCGAGGGCGTCGATGTGCGTCGTGCCGATGATCGGGTCGCCGCCGATGCCGATCGCGGTCGAGAAGCCCAGGTCGCGCAGCTCGAACATCATCTGGTAGGTCAGCGTGCCCGACTTCGAGACGAGGCCGATCGGCCCCTTGCCCGTGATGTTCGCGGGCGTGATGCCGACGAGCGCCTCACCGGGGGTGATGATGCCGGGGCAGTTCGGTCCGATGATGCGGGTCTTGTTGCCCTTGCTCTTCGCGTACGCCCACGCCTCGGCGGTGTCGCCGACGGGCACGCCCTCGGTGATGACGACGAGGAGGGGGATCTCGGTGTCGATGGCCTCGACCATCGCGTCCTTCGTGAACGCCGGCGGCACGAACGCGATCGACACGTCGGCGCCGGTCGCCTCGATGGCCTCGGCGACGGAGCCGAAGACCGGGAGCTCGACCGCGTTGCCCGCGGCATCCGTGTGTGAGACCGTCGTGCCGGCCTTGCGCGCGTTGACGCCGCCGACGACGTTGGTGCCCGCCTTCAGCATGAGCGCGGTGTGCTTGGTGCCCTCGCCGCCGGTGATGCCCTGGACGATGACCTTGGAGTCCTTGTTGAGGTAGATCGACATTTCTGTTCTCAGTCCTTGTGTCTCAGCTGTCTCAGCGCGGTTCAGGCGTTCGCCAGCTCGGCGGCCTTGTCGGCGCCCTCGTCCATGCCGG from Microbacterium aurum carries:
- the sucD gene encoding succinate--CoA ligase subunit alpha; translated protein: MSIYLNKDSKVIVQGITGGEGTKHTALMLKAGTNVVGGVNARKAGTTVSHTDAAGNAVELPVFGSVAEAIEATGADVSIAFVPPAFTKDAMVEAIDTEIPLLVVITEGVPVGDTAEAWAYAKSKGNKTRIIGPNCPGIITPGEALVGITPANITGKGPIGLVSKSGTLTYQMMFELRDLGFSTAIGIGGDPIIGTTHIDALEAFEADPETKAIVMIGEIGGDAEERAAEYIKAHVTKPVVGYVAGFTAPEGKTMGHAGAIVSGSAGTAQAKKEALEAAGVKVGKTPSETAALMREIIETL
- a CDS encoding NCS2 family permease yields the protein MSTTSAATRRPAEQEPTGALDRFFEITRRGSTVGAEVRGGVVTFITMAYIVILNPLILSTPDVEGTVLAGSAVAAATALTAGVMTVLFGLITRLPFAFAAGLGINAFLAFSVVGSVSWPEAMALVVINGVIIVILAATGLRKMIFDAVPVQLKLAITVGIGLFIAFIGFVDSGFVTATEGGSPPVGLGIGGSVATVPTLLFVITLLLGGVLIALRVRGAILIALVAGTVLAAIVNAIWPFGLDFGFSGGIVSLPDLSLVGKVDFAFDLERVSVVALIMFVFTLLFSNFFDAMGTMTGLAKEAGLADEKGDFPRIKSALVVEGVGAIVGGGTSSSSATVFVESGAGIAEGARTGLASVVTGGLFLLAMFFTPLTSLVPAQVAAAALVLVGAMMLAQIKNIDFSDFRVLLPVFLTATVMPMTYSIANGIGAGFVSWIVLHAFSGKAKTIHPLLWVVGVGFVLFFARGPIEALFGVA